In bacterium BMS3Abin14, the DNA window CCTGTGCCCCTGACAGAAACGGCAGTACTTCTTAAGTTCCACCCGCCCGGTAGTATTTTGTTTATTCTTGGTCGTGGTATAGTTGCGATTCTTGCACTCCGTGCACTCA includes these proteins:
- the rpmG gene encoding 50S ribosomal protein L33, encoding MRVIVTLECTECKNRNYTTTKNKQNTTGRVELKKYCRFCQGHRVHKETK